A portion of the Pedobacter cryoconitis genome contains these proteins:
- a CDS encoding glycosyl hydrolase 115 family protein, producing the protein MMMKLILFLLIISLNSFARAAGIDPFISKKHVPGSFCIARGEKTANLIVSDNEWKGVVRAAKDLQDDFRKVTGKPATFNTGQIAPMSIIIGTIGHSTIIDQLIKTNKINVAGVSGKWETTLIQVVKNPVPGIDSALVIAGSDKRGTIYGIYELSSQIGVSPWYYWADVPPQKSNTLYVMSGRHVTTTPAVKYRGIFLNDEAPALSGWSKKEFGGFNHKFYEKVFELILRLKGNYLWPAMWGSAFNDDDKMNPVLADEYGIVIGTSHHEPLTRAHDEWRRYKGGKWNYEQNPEQLKAFWESGLKRVADQEQIITVGMRGDGDEPMTEGTATALLEKIVRDQREIITKVTGKPADQTPQLWALYKEVQSYYDKGMRVPDDVTLLLCDDNWGNIRKLPALTEKPRTGGYGIYYHFDYVGGPRNYKWINTNSIQKIWEQMNLAYQYNANQIWIVNVGDLKPMEFPIQFFLDYAWAPDAIPVEKLKQYTINWCSRQFGTKYASKTADILETCSKYNSRIKPELLNENTYSLVNYREFENVINDYKTLERKARLIFNQLDEARKDAYYQLVLHPIEASANLHELYYTIAKNKLYAKQSRIWTNKLAEKADSLFKRDLEITHFYNKIMAGGKWDHMMDQTHIGYTGWQEPKQNIMPETYRIAPASTSLGLAIEGSDTSWTGKNRINKDFPVLDNLNNKKHYFELFNTGTGKLTYSITAPSYVIIEEKKGIIPDEKRIYLSIDWTKAPTGKAVTLITINGSDGAELTLPVQTYNNRIFNKTGNVFFPQNGYIAIEAPHYTKAVSSKTVSWKTIPGYGKTLAGVIPVPVTSPVQKPGKNSPHLIYDIYLDHAGTYTLNSFISPTIDFTNSDGLKFAISIDNNPATIVNISTDYQTEAAWGLSVANSIKIFKTPLKFDKPGKHTLKYWMVNPGVVLQKLVLDIGGLKPSFLGPPETFKSN; encoded by the coding sequence ATGATGATGAAACTTATTTTATTCCTGCTGATCATCAGTTTGAATAGCTTTGCCAGGGCTGCCGGTATTGATCCGTTCATCTCTAAAAAACATGTACCAGGCAGTTTCTGCATTGCGCGGGGAGAAAAGACAGCTAACCTTATAGTCAGTGACAATGAATGGAAAGGTGTAGTAAGGGCCGCTAAAGATCTTCAGGATGACTTCAGAAAGGTAACCGGAAAACCCGCAACCTTTAATACCGGCCAGATAGCTCCGATGTCCATCATTATTGGTACTATTGGCCACAGCACAATCATTGATCAGTTAATTAAAACCAATAAAATTAACGTGGCAGGCGTTTCTGGAAAATGGGAGACTACTTTAATTCAAGTGGTAAAAAATCCTGTACCAGGTATAGACAGTGCGCTTGTCATTGCCGGCAGCGATAAGCGGGGAACCATCTATGGAATTTATGAACTGTCAAGCCAGATAGGTGTTTCACCCTGGTATTACTGGGCTGATGTGCCACCGCAAAAGAGCAATACGTTGTATGTTATGTCTGGCCGTCACGTTACCACTACGCCCGCCGTAAAATATAGGGGCATATTTTTAAATGACGAGGCACCAGCTCTATCCGGATGGTCCAAAAAGGAATTTGGTGGTTTTAATCATAAGTTTTATGAAAAGGTCTTTGAACTGATCCTTCGTCTTAAAGGAAATTACCTTTGGCCGGCCATGTGGGGAAGCGCCTTTAACGATGACGACAAGATGAACCCTGTTCTGGCCGATGAATATGGCATCGTAATCGGCACTTCTCACCACGAGCCACTGACAAGGGCACATGATGAATGGAGAAGGTACAAAGGTGGTAAATGGAACTATGAACAGAATCCGGAACAACTCAAAGCATTTTGGGAAAGCGGCCTGAAACGTGTTGCGGATCAAGAGCAAATTATAACTGTTGGCATGCGGGGAGATGGTGATGAACCGATGACTGAAGGAACAGCGACTGCTTTGCTTGAAAAAATCGTCAGGGATCAGCGGGAGATCATTACAAAAGTAACCGGAAAACCAGCAGACCAGACACCACAGCTCTGGGCACTGTATAAGGAAGTCCAGTCTTATTATGATAAAGGCATGCGTGTACCCGATGATGTGACCTTGCTCCTTTGTGATGACAACTGGGGGAATATCAGAAAACTTCCCGCTTTAACGGAAAAACCAAGAACCGGTGGATACGGGATTTACTATCATTTCGATTATGTGGGTGGCCCAAGGAATTATAAATGGATCAATACCAATTCAATCCAAAAAATATGGGAACAAATGAACCTGGCTTATCAGTACAATGCCAACCAGATCTGGATTGTAAATGTTGGTGATTTAAAACCTATGGAGTTTCCAATTCAGTTCTTTTTAGATTATGCCTGGGCACCGGATGCCATTCCGGTTGAAAAACTAAAGCAGTACACGATTAACTGGTGCAGCAGGCAATTTGGAACTAAATACGCTTCAAAAACAGCCGATATCCTGGAAACCTGTTCAAAATACAATAGCAGGATAAAGCCGGAACTACTCAATGAAAACACTTATAGCCTGGTAAACTACCGGGAATTTGAAAACGTCATCAATGATTATAAGACACTTGAAAGAAAGGCCAGACTTATCTTCAATCAGCTGGATGAAGCCCGGAAAGATGCTTATTACCAATTGGTTTTACATCCTATTGAGGCCAGTGCAAACCTGCATGAACTCTACTACACTATTGCGAAAAACAAGCTTTATGCTAAACAAAGCCGGATATGGACAAATAAGCTCGCCGAAAAAGCAGATTCCTTGTTTAAAAGAGATCTAGAGATTACACATTTTTATAACAAGATTATGGCCGGTGGTAAGTGGGACCATATGATGGATCAAACCCATATTGGCTATACAGGCTGGCAGGAACCCAAACAAAACATCATGCCTGAAACTTATAGAATTGCACCAGCAAGTACAAGCCTTGGTTTGGCAATTGAGGGATCAGATACGAGCTGGACAGGAAAAAACAGGATCAACAAAGATTTCCCGGTATTGGATAACCTGAATAATAAAAAACATTATTTTGAGCTTTTTAATACTGGTACCGGTAAGCTGACCTACAGCATTACTGCTCCGTCTTACGTCATCATTGAAGAAAAAAAAGGGATCATTCCAGATGAAAAAAGAATTTATTTAAGTATAGACTGGACAAAAGCCCCCACAGGTAAAGCAGTGACTTTGATCACCATTAATGGAAGTGACGGTGCTGAATTAACCCTTCCGGTCCAAACTTACAACAACAGGATATTTAATAAAACGGGTAATGTATTTTTTCCTCAAAACGGATATATTGCCATAGAGGCTCCCCATTATACAAAGGCTGTCAGCAGCAAAACGGTTTCCTGGAAAACAATTCCGGGTTATGGTAAAACTTTAGCCGGAGTAATTCCGGTTCCGGTCACATCCCCTGTTCAAAAACCTGGTAAAAACAGTCCTCATCTTATTTATGATATTTACCTTGATCATGCAGGTACTTATACGTTGAATTCATTCATTTCACCAACGATAGACTTTACAAATTCTGATGGTTTAAAGTTCGCCATTTCCATAGACAATAATCCTGCAACCATCGTAAATATCAGTACGGATTATCAAACCGAAGCAGCCTGGGGACTATCAGTAGCCAATAGCATTAAAATCTTTAAAACACCTTTAAAATTTGATAAACCAGGAAAACATACCTTAAAATACTGGATGGTGAATCCTGGTGTAGTCCTACAAAAACTCGTACTGGATATTGGTGGGTTAAAACCAAGCTTTCTGGGACCTCCTGAGACATTTAAAAGCAATTAA
- a CDS encoding glycoside hydrolase family 43 protein encodes MNKLKQHSALAITIAMLATSTSSCQQQTSTAGAKTTDTTKKIKYLSEPLISEIYTADPSAHVFNGKIYIYPSHDIEAGTPENDNGDHFDMRDYHILSMDSVNGKVTDHGVALSIKDIPWAGRQLWAPDAAFKNGTYYLYFPAKDKQDIFRIGVATSKNPAGPFKAEPKPIEGSYSIDPAVFTDTDGNTYLYYGGIWGGQLQRWNNGNYAADGSKTDSGKEDEPALTAKVAKMSADMLSFDGPVKDVVILGKTGKPLLTKDHDSRFFEGAWMHKYNGKYYFTYSTGDTHFLAYAIGDSPYGPFIYQGTFMEPVQGWTTHHSIIEQKGKWYIYYHDTQLSGKTHLRNIKVTELKHNADGSIQLIKPVLQ; translated from the coding sequence ATGAATAAACTTAAACAGCACTCAGCCCTCGCTATTACCATAGCCATGCTGGCTACAAGTACAAGTTCCTGTCAGCAGCAAACCAGTACGGCAGGCGCGAAAACCACAGATACGACAAAAAAAATAAAATATCTTTCTGAACCTCTGATTTCTGAAATTTACACCGCAGATCCATCTGCCCATGTTTTCAATGGTAAAATATATATTTATCCTTCACATGATATTGAAGCGGGTACACCAGAAAATGACAATGGCGATCATTTTGACATGCGGGATTACCATATTCTGAGTATGGATAGTGTCAATGGTAAAGTTACTGACCACGGTGTGGCCTTAAGCATAAAGGATATTCCATGGGCAGGCCGGCAACTCTGGGCTCCTGACGCTGCCTTTAAAAATGGCACCTATTATCTCTATTTCCCTGCTAAGGATAAACAAGATATATTCAGAATCGGTGTAGCAACCTCAAAAAACCCAGCCGGCCCTTTCAAAGCGGAACCAAAACCAATTGAAGGAAGTTACAGCATAGATCCTGCGGTTTTCACTGACACGGATGGGAATACTTACTTATATTATGGTGGGATATGGGGAGGTCAGCTACAGCGCTGGAATAATGGAAATTATGCTGCTGATGGCTCTAAAACTGATTCAGGAAAAGAAGATGAACCTGCCCTTACCGCTAAGGTAGCAAAGATGAGTGCCGATATGTTAAGTTTTGACGGACCGGTAAAAGATGTGGTAATTTTAGGTAAAACTGGTAAGCCACTGTTAACTAAAGACCATGACAGCAGATTTTTTGAGGGTGCATGGATGCATAAATACAATGGCAAATATTACTTTACTTATTCAACTGGTGACACACATTTTCTTGCTTATGCAATCGGAGATAGTCCTTACGGGCCTTTTATTTACCAGGGAACATTTATGGAACCTGTTCAGGGATGGACTACGCATCATTCCATCATAGAACAAAAAGGCAAGTGGTATATTTATTATCATGACACCCAGCTATCCGGAAAAACACACCTGAGAAATATCAAAGTAACCGAACTGAAGCATAACGCAGATGGAAGTATACAACTGATAAAGCCTGTACTGCAATAA
- a CDS encoding RagB/SusD family nutrient uptake outer membrane protein produces MRIFNKTSFVIAVLAMLMIDSGCKKVLNESPRAGLYPNYFGTPGGVQAAVTGVYNDLRGAFSGEGLVFYYNGTDENISGGSAGTIAPILNSYNGINSSNTPDIMGLYVDINTLNGVLQYASSITDVTARTQYVAQAKFLRGFIYFYLVQTYGGLTATQKSGIPLHTTFITQASSEDKPAQLTEIYDLIIQDFTEAVAALPNTITSSNPFSAGGVGKTATVAVANAFLAKAYLTRGYTEAKHADDFQKAADLTAALINNKGTYGLNLWQNYNDVHKPVNDYGKENMFNIDYGISDPQYSGYVQQGSGGYGINQLYVLQRFNYVGPGVDNVAGIDAVPQKLSTKSGMLRDVYNGRPYTRLAPNVPYTMNVAFKDQVHDTRYDATFQTFWICNTNVAAGTTSTGGVKGKLIPASNVSLSAFQRPIDGDTAILMPSTDVTMARRDAFKGLIVTPKQFNNTIFPTVKKFDDPARTGILDFSSRPIVLMRFSEVYLMNAEANYMLGNISAAATSLNVLRQRAAYRTPADAQTVAKNQFRVTEETMSSANASNAAAMALTSEQLSQLSIPNNTNSGGSLNGMDLILEEYSRELYGDPRRWYDLVRTKQLVRRVKMYNAIGAPNVQDFHARRPIPQTLIDAVLSGPKYPQNNGYQ; encoded by the coding sequence ATGAGAATATTTAATAAAACCAGCTTTGTAATTGCTGTTTTAGCAATGTTAATGATAGACAGTGGTTGTAAAAAAGTGTTAAACGAAAGTCCGAGAGCTGGACTATATCCTAATTATTTTGGTACACCAGGTGGTGTTCAGGCAGCCGTTACAGGGGTGTACAATGACTTAAGAGGTGCTTTTTCAGGCGAAGGTCTCGTTTTTTATTATAATGGTACTGACGAAAATATCTCAGGTGGCAGCGCTGGAACTATTGCCCCGATCCTGAATTCCTATAACGGCATAAATTCTTCAAATACACCTGATATAATGGGTCTGTATGTAGATATTAATACCCTTAATGGCGTATTACAATACGCTTCATCGATTACTGATGTTACTGCGAGAACTCAATACGTTGCCCAGGCAAAGTTTCTTCGTGGTTTCATCTATTTTTACCTCGTGCAAACCTATGGCGGACTAACGGCTACACAGAAAAGTGGTATTCCCTTACACACAACTTTTATTACACAAGCTTCTTCTGAAGATAAACCGGCCCAGCTTACTGAGATTTACGACCTGATTATCCAGGATTTTACAGAGGCGGTAGCAGCATTGCCGAATACTATCACCAGTTCAAATCCGTTCTCGGCAGGTGGAGTTGGTAAAACTGCAACTGTTGCTGTAGCGAATGCTTTTCTGGCCAAAGCCTACCTCACAAGAGGCTATACTGAAGCCAAGCATGCTGATGATTTCCAAAAGGCGGCAGACCTGACTGCAGCTCTGATTAACAATAAGGGTACTTACGGGCTGAACTTATGGCAAAACTATAATGATGTTCATAAGCCAGTCAACGATTATGGTAAGGAAAATATGTTCAACATTGATTACGGGATCTCAGATCCGCAATATTCCGGATATGTTCAACAAGGTTCAGGCGGTTATGGGATCAACCAGCTTTATGTATTGCAGCGTTTTAATTACGTTGGGCCTGGTGTAGATAATGTTGCTGGAATTGATGCTGTCCCGCAAAAACTCTCTACTAAATCAGGCATGCTCCGCGATGTGTATAACGGGCGTCCCTATACACGTCTGGCACCAAATGTACCTTATACAATGAATGTAGCCTTCAAAGATCAGGTACATGACACGCGATATGATGCGACTTTCCAGACCTTCTGGATCTGTAATACAAATGTAGCTGCAGGTACAACCAGTACCGGGGGAGTGAAAGGGAAGCTGATACCTGCTTCTAATGTTTCATTAAGTGCATTTCAACGCCCTATAGATGGTGATACTGCTATATTGATGCCCAGTACTGATGTTACCATGGCCCGCCGGGATGCCTTTAAAGGGTTAATTGTTACTCCAAAGCAATTTAACAACACTATCTTTCCAACAGTGAAAAAGTTTGATGACCCTGCACGCACCGGAATACTCGACTTTTCGAGCAGACCAATTGTTTTAATGCGATTTTCTGAGGTTTATCTGATGAATGCAGAAGCTAATTATATGCTGGGTAATATTAGTGCGGCAGCAACGTCACTTAATGTGCTCAGGCAAAGAGCAGCTTACCGGACACCGGCGGACGCACAGACTGTTGCTAAAAATCAATTTCGGGTAACTGAGGAAACGATGTCTTCTGCAAATGCTTCAAATGCTGCTGCGATGGCCCTGACAAGCGAACAGCTTTCCCAATTGAGTATTCCTAACAATACCAATTCAGGCGGTTCACTTAATGGTATGGATTTGATTTTGGAAGAATATTCCCGGGAACTCTATGGAGATCCACGTCGCTGGTATGATCTGGTGAGAACCAAACAGCTGGTCAGACGTGTGAAAATGTACAATGCAATTGGTGCACCTAATGTTCAGGATTTTCATGCCAGAAGACCGATCCCGCAAACCTTGATTGATGCGGTACTATCGGGGCCGAAATATCCACAGAATAACGGTTATCAATAG